A region from the Polaribacter sp. Hel1_33_78 genome encodes:
- a CDS encoding Na(+)-translocating NADH-quinone reductase subunit F encodes MQILTAQELHNLAMNIVGKKLQKMGYEFQAINSQLKRHPQYVLFKKGEPTIFVLVKASKNLQNPNDYDVVWMETFINHAKKQNAKVWFAGVGIANAESVENPVFKNQPYYVAFEDFIEVLE; translated from the coding sequence ATGCAGATTTTAACGGCTCAAGAATTGCATAATTTGGCAATGAACATTGTTGGGAAAAAGTTGCAGAAAATGGGGTATGAATTTCAGGCTATAAATAGTCAATTAAAAAGACATCCACAGTATGTCTTGTTCAAAAAAGGAGAACCGACTATTTTTGTATTGGTAAAGGCATCAAAAAATTTACAGAATCCAAATGATTATGATGTTGTTTGGATGGAAACTTTTATAAACCATGCGAAAAAACAAAATGCTAAAGTTTGGTTTGCAGGAGTTGGAATTGCAAATGCAGAAAGTGTAGAAAATCCTGTTTTTAAAAACCAACCTTATTATGTGGCTTTTGAAGATTTTATTGAGGTTTTAGAGTAG
- a CDS encoding response regulator transcription factor, whose product MNTIKEIKILLVDDHKLLRDGLRNIIEQRSNMHIIGEASDGREAIKVASKLLPDVIVIDVAMPGMNGIEAAQQIHKNHPNIKIIGLSMHSGKQFIQGMFKAGAYGYLLKDGDSDELITAITTVVQNKKYLSKDINQEFLSLLKKGKLLEKTYLSSREKEVLQLIAEGKSSKKIGEILFLSSKTIDVHRNNIMKKVDLFTISELTKYAIQNGLTTLEI is encoded by the coding sequence ATGAATACCATAAAAGAAATTAAAATACTATTAGTAGACGACCATAAATTACTAAGAGATGGTTTAAGAAACATTATTGAACAAAGATCAAACATGCATATAATTGGAGAAGCTTCAGATGGCAGAGAAGCTATAAAAGTAGCTTCTAAATTATTGCCAGATGTTATCGTTATAGACGTAGCAATGCCTGGCATGAATGGTATAGAAGCTGCACAACAAATACATAAAAATCATCCAAATATAAAAATTATAGGTCTTTCTATGCATTCTGGAAAACAATTTATACAAGGCATGTTTAAGGCAGGTGCTTATGGGTACTTATTAAAAGATGGAGATTCAGATGAATTAATTACAGCGATTACCACTGTAGTTCAAAATAAAAAATACCTCTCAAAAGACATCAATCAAGAGTTTCTTTCTTTACTTAAAAAAGGAAAACTTTTAGAAAAAACATATTTGAGTTCTAGAGAAAAAGAAGTTTTACAATTGATTGCAGAAGGTAAATCATCAAAAAAAATAGGAGAAATATTGTTTTTAAGTTCAAAGACTATTGATGTTCATAGAAATAATATTATGAAAAAAGTAGATTTATTTACCATATCTGAATTAACAAAATATGCGATTCAGAATGGTTTAACTACCTTAGAAATTTAA
- a CDS encoding PAS domain S-box protein, giving the protein MISKILVVEDSKIIREEICEILEFEGFKVICAENGAKGLKKAKVTLPNLIISDISMPKLNGYQFLKELQKSSTTEAIPFIFLSGKTELPDLRKGMNMGADDYLIKPLNIEELIKVVKRKLKKQQVIQDNIDELVEENEYSLKEAGRMAKIGYWRYINQTDTLIWSETIHEIYGTDPEKEVPEIDVIYAFFDEKSRNKLTEAEITLNTSEIPFDLELKLTNLKNEERWIRNIGEPLYNSKNEIIGRRGVSQDITEQKLTSNKIEKAEEMYRLLANNSNDLICLIELDNTFKYVSPSVKTLLGYEQTDFLGKQVFGIIHRDDLKALKNAIEQNMCSGAVNGAFSCRVRHKKNHYLWFEFLTSPVYEEEKISYFVISARDITQRMLAKQKIETSLDLLEKKEFSLKESSRMAKIGYWEYDSVNASITWSQYLYHIIAADPSKNPISRKEFVALFDEKSQEKLEQATQNLTSNGIPYDLELKLTNLRKEELWIRNVAQPVYNNENEIIGRRGLFQDITDTKEAQFELELSKLKIQNSLNLLEKKEYSMSEASKMAKIGYLEDDIATDTFKWSEHLYQIFGFDPKKPVPSSKEIAMLYDLESQQKMAKATSNLDSKGIPFDLELKMINLREEEVWIRIVVQPVYNKQNKIVGRRGVLQDITEQKLVRNKVAEAEEMYRILTDHSNDLICMHEPDGTFKYISPSMKYIIGYEQEELLNKKNFSILHHDDFEKLKNELKEGLQNDTNIDPFQCRVLHKNGHFIWIKFLLSRVYKDNKISHFVSYARDITKWVLAKKEIQEYQTSLQGLTTEITLIEEKQKQNIASNIHDHLSQSLVISKMRIDELKRNPELKIIDKDLLFIEKNISEALKNSRKITYDLSPPVLYQLGIIDALEWLFEDVEVTHNIACTINSNIASIKLDDVKSILLYRSIQEVINNTIKYANATLITVDLNKTNLGLTIIVTDNGNGFNTNVLNNYHNHSGSGFGLFTIRERLQNIKGKFTISSIINSGTTVTFFIPLSL; this is encoded by the coding sequence ATGATTTCTAAAATTTTAGTAGTTGAAGACTCAAAAATCATACGCGAAGAAATTTGTGAAATCCTTGAATTCGAGGGTTTTAAAGTAATTTGTGCAGAAAATGGTGCAAAAGGATTAAAAAAAGCAAAAGTAACGTTGCCTAATTTAATTATTTCAGATATTTCTATGCCTAAATTAAATGGGTACCAGTTTTTAAAAGAACTTCAAAAATCTAGCACTACAGAAGCAATTCCTTTTATTTTTCTTTCCGGCAAAACTGAATTGCCAGATTTAAGGAAAGGTATGAATATGGGCGCAGATGATTATTTAATAAAACCTTTAAATATAGAGGAATTAATAAAAGTTGTAAAACGTAAATTAAAAAAGCAACAAGTAATTCAAGACAATATAGATGAGCTCGTAGAGGAAAACGAATACTCTCTAAAAGAAGCCGGTAGAATGGCAAAAATTGGCTATTGGAGATACATTAATCAAACAGATACACTTATTTGGTCAGAAACTATTCATGAAATTTACGGAACTGACCCTGAAAAAGAGGTGCCCGAAATTGATGTAATTTATGCTTTTTTTGATGAAAAATCAAGAAATAAACTTACCGAAGCTGAAATTACTCTTAACACTAGCGAGATTCCTTTTGACCTTGAATTAAAGTTGACCAATTTAAAAAACGAAGAACGTTGGATACGAAACATAGGAGAACCCTTATATAATAGTAAAAATGAAATTATTGGTAGAAGGGGTGTTTCCCAAGATATTACAGAGCAAAAATTAACTAGTAATAAAATTGAAAAAGCCGAAGAGATGTATCGTCTATTGGCTAATAATTCTAACGATTTAATTTGTTTAATCGAACTAGACAACACTTTTAAATACGTTAGTCCTTCTGTAAAAACATTATTAGGATATGAACAAACAGATTTTTTAGGCAAACAAGTATTTGGCATAATCCATAGAGATGATCTTAAAGCGCTAAAAAATGCTATAGAACAAAACATGTGTAGTGGTGCTGTTAATGGTGCTTTTTCATGCAGAGTTCGTCATAAAAAAAATCATTATTTATGGTTTGAATTTTTAACTTCTCCCGTTTATGAAGAGGAAAAAATTAGCTATTTTGTTATCTCTGCTAGAGATATTACGCAAAGAATGTTGGCAAAACAAAAAATTGAAACCTCTTTAGATCTTTTAGAAAAAAAAGAATTCTCTTTAAAAGAGTCAAGTAGAATGGCTAAAATTGGGTATTGGGAATATGATAGTGTAAATGCTTCTATTACATGGTCTCAGTATCTGTATCATATTATAGCAGCAGACCCAAGCAAAAATCCAATATCGAGAAAAGAATTTGTAGCTCTTTTTGATGAAAAATCTCAAGAAAAGTTAGAACAAGCTACCCAAAACCTTACCTCTAACGGTATACCTTATGATCTAGAATTAAAATTAACGAACCTAAGAAAAGAAGAACTTTGGATACGAAATGTAGCGCAACCTGTATATAATAATGAAAATGAAATAATTGGCAGGAGAGGGCTTTTTCAGGATATTACAGACACAAAAGAAGCACAATTTGAATTAGAACTGTCTAAACTAAAAATTCAAAACTCTCTAAATCTTTTAGAAAAAAAAGAATACTCTATGAGTGAGGCTAGTAAAATGGCCAAAATAGGCTATTTAGAAGATGATATTGCTACTGATACTTTTAAATGGTCTGAGCATCTTTACCAAATTTTTGGATTTGACCCAAAAAAACCAGTACCTTCTAGTAAGGAAATTGCTATGCTTTATGATCTTGAATCTCAACAAAAAATGGCAAAAGCTACTTCAAATCTTGACTCCAAAGGAATTCCTTTTGATTTAGAGTTGAAAATGATTAACCTTAGAGAAGAAGAAGTTTGGATCAGAATTGTAGTTCAGCCTGTGTACAATAAGCAAAATAAAATTGTTGGAAGAAGAGGTGTCCTACAAGATATTACAGAACAAAAACTAGTGAGGAATAAAGTTGCAGAAGCAGAAGAGATGTATCGCATACTAACCGATCATTCTAATGACTTAATATGCATGCATGAACCAGACGGTACTTTCAAATACATTAGTCCTTCCATGAAATATATAATAGGGTATGAGCAAGAAGAGCTTCTAAATAAAAAAAATTTTAGTATATTACATCATGATGATTTTGAAAAACTAAAAAATGAATTAAAAGAAGGATTGCAAAATGATACAAATATCGATCCTTTTCAATGCAGAGTTCTTCACAAAAACGGACATTTTATTTGGATAAAATTTTTGTTATCAAGAGTTTATAAGGACAATAAAATTAGCCATTTTGTTTCTTACGCTAGAGATATTACAAAGTGGGTATTAGCAAAAAAAGAGATTCAAGAATATCAAACATCACTTCAGGGATTAACAACTGAAATTACCTTGATCGAAGAAAAACAAAAACAAAATATAGCATCTAACATTCATGATCACTTAAGTCAATCTTTAGTAATTTCAAAAATGAGAATTGATGAATTGAAAAGAAACCCAGAACTAAAAATAATTGATAAAGATTTACTCTTTATTGAAAAAAACATATCTGAAGCTTTAAAAAATAGCCGTAAAATTACGTACGATCTTTCTCCTCCAGTATTGTATCAATTAGGGATTATAGATGCATTAGAATGGCTCTTTGAAGATGTAGAAGTTACGCATAATATTGCATGTACTATTAATAGTAATATAGCTAGTATTAAATTAGATGATGTAAAGTCTATTTTATTGTATCGAAGCATACAAGAAGTGATAAATAACACCATAAAATATGCCAATGCAACTTTGATTACTGTTGATCTTAATAAAACCAATCTTGGGCTTACTATTATTGTAACAGATAATGGTAATGGATTTAACACGAATGTATTAAACAATTATCATAACCACTCAGGATCTGGTTTTGGGTTGTTCACTATTAGAGAACGTCTTCAAAATATAAAAGGAAAATTTACTATATCATCAATAATAAATTCAGGAACAACTGTTACATTTTTTATACCCCTATCTCTATGA
- a CDS encoding response regulator, protein MHKILIVEDTLSIREEVFDILTMEGYTVFQAENGEIGFEMALKEKPDLIISDILMPEMNGFEMFKKLHKEKKTKSIPLIFLSAKGERKDIRIGMNLGAEDYLTKPVNIDDLMSAVENKIQKKLFIDQNIIDKTLKLSNILKNQENELDNYAHLVSHELKSCIRNVSDLLTWTQEDAKETDNFNGSNHLQLMEEKVEKMENLLVQLEQYKNIAHTSFKNKDINIHTIVQRVIDEIPESPHITIKIKNQLPTLFADENMLQKVFEVLIQNAIKHIDHKNGVIELGCKTTKKEYIFSIKDNGISIHEKYHRKIFKMFETIKSTTSAGIGLSIVKKIISYYNGDVYLESISNKERTFYLNLPKTTDDF, encoded by the coding sequence ATGCATAAAATTTTAATAGTTGAAGATACATTATCCATTAGAGAAGAAGTTTTTGATATTCTAACAATGGAGGGATACACCGTTTTTCAGGCTGAAAATGGAGAAATTGGTTTTGAAATGGCTTTAAAAGAAAAGCCAGATCTTATTATTTCTGATATACTCATGCCAGAAATGAACGGTTTTGAAATGTTTAAAAAACTGCATAAAGAGAAGAAAACAAAAAGTATTCCATTAATTTTTCTTTCTGCAAAAGGCGAAAGAAAAGATATTAGAATTGGTATGAATCTTGGAGCCGAAGATTATTTAACAAAACCGGTAAATATTGATGATTTGATGAGTGCCGTCGAAAATAAAATTCAAAAGAAATTGTTTATAGATCAAAATATTATCGATAAAACATTGAAGTTATCAAATATTCTAAAAAACCAAGAAAATGAACTAGACAATTATGCGCATTTAGTTTCACATGAGTTAAAGTCATGTATAAGAAATGTTTCAGACTTATTAACCTGGACTCAAGAAGATGCAAAAGAAACAGATAATTTTAATGGGTCTAATCATCTTCAACTTATGGAAGAAAAGGTAGAAAAAATGGAAAATTTATTGGTACAACTAGAACAATACAAAAACATAGCACATACTTCTTTTAAAAATAAAGACATTAACATTCATACAATAGTGCAACGCGTAATAGATGAAATACCTGAATCACCACATATTACAATTAAAATAAAGAATCAATTACCTACACTATTTGCAGATGAAAATATGTTGCAAAAAGTATTTGAAGTTTTAATACAAAATGCTATCAAACATATTGATCACAAAAATGGTGTTATTGAATTAGGCTGTAAAACAACTAAAAAAGAGTATATTTTTTCAATTAAAGATAATGGTATTAGTATTCATGAAAAATACCATAGAAAAATATTCAAAATGTTTGAAACTATAAAATCTACAACATCTGCAGGAATTGGGTTAAGCATTGTTAAAAAAATTATTTCTTATTACAATGGAGATGTATATTTAGAAAGTATTTCTAATAAAGAAAGAACATTTTATTTAAATCTTCCAAAAACAACTGATGATTTCTAA
- a CDS encoding ATP-binding protein has protein sequence MLKYDYNASDTKEIRVAKSLILIIAVSCSLCGVAWSIIYYCFLGFGLTTMLPLIFVIIVIPAIFIAHFLSNYKLLVYAQIICISLVPTLIQWSLGSIHNSGFVIGWCFLSPLVALLFLKEKYAKIWMLAFFLVVGITIIFSPTFSNNGIKVTETARILFYLMNIGAPFLIFYFASFYFINELKHQRERLFLLSVSKSVNEEMKQFFKTANTPIIGIDNKGLVNEWNLTSEKITGYTKQEVLGKNFVETYIPKEYKKIARKLLEKTLKGIETANFEVPLFTKEKEQVMILLNTNARIDTDGKIVGVLVVGQNITELVGYRNELEQKVKRRTLRLNKSLEKQKELNKLKSRFISTTSHEFRTPLSAINFAAGSIKKYWRKMEPSKIKQKLKRIEDQVLHMTKLLDDILIVGQTEASKNIYNPLEINLGEFMSEIVDEVSNSLKNSHKLILIDPEELKNATIFIDEKLGRNIFINLLSNAVKFSPKADTVTIEFSSEDNYIIISVTDFGIGIPKAELSDIFKPFVRGKSVDLIQGSGLGLSIVKDAVDLIDGKIIVQRNIGNGTSFIVKIPKKPNTYYA, from the coding sequence ATGTTAAAATACGACTACAATGCCTCAGACACCAAGGAAATAAGAGTTGCTAAATCCTTAATTCTAATCATTGCTGTTAGTTGCAGTCTTTGTGGAGTGGCATGGAGTATTATTTATTACTGTTTCTTGGGATTTGGGTTAACAACAATGCTTCCTTTAATTTTCGTAATTATCGTTATTCCAGCTATTTTCATTGCGCACTTTCTCTCGAATTATAAGCTATTAGTATACGCACAAATAATCTGTATTTCATTAGTACCAACTTTAATTCAGTGGAGTTTAGGCTCTATTCATAACTCTGGTTTTGTGATCGGTTGGTGTTTTTTAAGCCCTCTTGTTGCATTACTGTTTCTTAAAGAGAAATATGCAAAAATATGGATGCTTGCATTCTTTTTAGTTGTTGGAATTACTATCATTTTTTCACCAACTTTTTCTAACAACGGAATAAAAGTTACAGAAACTGCACGTATACTATTTTATCTTATGAATATCGGAGCACCATTCTTAATCTTTTATTTTGCATCGTTTTATTTTATAAACGAATTAAAACATCAGCGAGAACGTTTGTTTTTACTATCAGTATCTAAGTCAGTTAACGAAGAAATGAAACAGTTTTTTAAAACTGCAAATACACCAATTATTGGTATTGATAATAAAGGGTTGGTTAATGAATGGAATTTAACTTCTGAAAAAATTACTGGGTATACAAAACAAGAAGTATTAGGGAAAAATTTTGTGGAAACCTATATCCCTAAAGAGTATAAAAAAATTGCTAGAAAATTATTAGAAAAAACCTTGAAAGGCATAGAAACAGCCAATTTTGAGGTTCCTTTATTTACTAAAGAGAAAGAACAGGTAATGATTTTATTAAACACAAATGCACGTATAGATACAGATGGAAAAATTGTAGGCGTATTAGTTGTAGGACAAAATATTACAGAATTAGTTGGTTATAGAAATGAATTAGAGCAAAAAGTGAAACGAAGAACCTTAAGATTAAATAAATCTTTAGAAAAACAAAAAGAATTAAACAAATTAAAATCAAGATTTATTTCAACAACATCTCATGAATTTAGAACGCCCTTATCTGCTATTAACTTTGCTGCCGGCTCTATTAAAAAATATTGGAGAAAGATGGAACCAAGTAAAATAAAACAAAAACTGAAGAGAATAGAAGATCAAGTATTACATATGACTAAATTGTTAGATGATATTTTAATTGTTGGACAGACTGAAGCTAGTAAAAATATATACAACCCATTAGAGATTAATCTAGGGGAATTTATGTCTGAAATAGTTGATGAAGTAAGTAATTCTTTAAAAAACTCGCACAAATTAATATTAATTGATCCCGAAGAATTAAAAAACGCAACTATTTTTATTGATGAAAAATTAGGACGAAATATTTTTATAAACCTACTTAGTAATGCCGTAAAATTTTCTCCGAAGGCAGATACCGTTACTATTGAATTTTCTTCTGAAGACAATTATATCATTATTTCAGTTACCGATTTTGGTATTGGAATTCCTAAAGCAGAGCTTTCAGATATATTTAAACCTTTTGTTAGAGGAAAAAGCGTAGATTTAATTCAAGGATCCGGTCTTGGATTATCGATTGTAAAAGATGCCGTAGATCTTATTGATGGAAAAATAATTGTTCAAAGAAATATTGGAAATGGAACTTCCTTTATTGTAAAAATTCCAAAAAAGCCAAACACATATTATGCATAA